The following proteins are encoded in a genomic region of Solea senegalensis isolate Sse05_10M linkage group LG5, IFAPA_SoseM_1, whole genome shotgun sequence:
- the dock5 gene encoding dedicator of cytokinesis protein 5 isoform X2 — protein sequence MTRWIPTKKEKYGVAIYNYDPSGEQELRLQVGDTVHILEKLEGWYRGYTLRKKSHKGIFPASYIHLKEATVEGVGQQEIIIPADVPLVQELGATLREWAQIWHNLFVANKTTLFRSVQQMAYSLMEYRSQIVSGTLPKDDLVELKKKVTAKIDYGNRILGLDLVVRDEEGNTLDPDQTSTVSLFRAHETASRSVDDRIQEEKTRLQNLETRRQTLFSTVHTYSLLMNLKNFVCNIGEDAELLMSLYDPDQSEFISENFLVRWDSMGMPKEIEKLNNLPALFTDLSSSDLMRQRLFLVCQIIRVGSMELKEGKKHTSGLRRPFGVAVMDVTDVAHGKTDDEDKQHFIPFQQIAMETYIRQRQLIMSPLIPSRVIGENEPLTAVFNKVIATREVNHKGQGLFVTLKLLPGDLAQVRKDYPHFVDRSTAVVRKMGFPEIILPGNVRNDIYVTLLQGEFDRGKKKTPKNVEVILTVHDDEGNPMEKAIFPGAGYEGVTEYHSVIYYQVKQPCWNETVKVTIPIEDVCRGHLRVMFRHRSSQDSRDKSEKPFGMAFVRLMKGDGTTLKDGRHDLIVYKVDVKKTEDAKVYLTLPATWDEVEEREKHTGKQFHHSGVIPVTKDSFQLATLTCSTKLTQNVDLLGLLNWRSNPEDLDQILRRLMEVEGGEIVKFLQDTLDALFNIMMETSEKDTYDTLVFNALVFIITLIGDIKFQHFNPVLETYINKHFSATLAYMKLTKVLNYYVSHAEEPNLTERLYVALKALKYLFRFIVQSRVLYLRFYGNSEDGDAFFNSIRTLFLSFNTLMDRPLDEGVKIKGAILKYLPSIINDTQTVFDPVELSVLLAKFIESIPDSQLVRQKLGCMCKMVESDLFRQPDCRDVLLPLVTDQLSGQLDDHSSKPDHEACIQLLSTVLDNLDRNDVGPTRGHVQLIMERLLRRVNRTVISMDRSSPLIGHYLACMTAVLQQMDDMHYAHYIGTFKTRQDIIDFLMETFIMFKDLMGNVFPIDWMIMNLVQMQVFLRAINQYSDVLNMYFLDQAHFELQLWNNYFHLTVAFLTHKTLQLESFSQEKRNKILNKYGDMRKAVGFKIRDMWYNLGPHKMKFIPAMVGPILEATLVPQPELRKATIPIFFDMMQCEHNFSPGRTFETFENELITKLDQAVEGGRGDEQYKVLLEKTLLEHCRRHRYLSQSGEELALLLSSLLENLLAYRTITHDESPEHRMSCTVNVLNFYKEKKREDIYIRYLYKLRDLHLDCENYTEASYTLLLHAELLEWSEKPCAPHLIPRDGDHVWTQQELKERLFQEIICYLDKGKMWEKAIELCKQLAKMHESHMFDFMELSQLLIKQAQFYENIMHAMRPQPEYFAVGYYGLGFPSFLRNKMFIFRGKEYEWLEDFSLKLLSQFPNAVRMTSTAPPADNICNSPGQYIQCFTVKPVLTVPQQFKDKGVPEQILNYYRTNEVDQFQYSRPFRKGEKDPDNEFATMWIERTTYITAYHFPGILKWFEVKSVSVEEISPLANAVETMEMANEKLSNLVQQQACDRSLSINPLSMMLSGIVDPAVMGGFSNYEKAFFTDTYMHEHPEDHGRIEVLKHLIALQVPLLADGIRIHGEKATDQLKPLHNRLVTCFQDLREKVEKQYGVITLPCSLAEKKKSRVGSVVMPYILSSTLRRMSTVSTLSNASSGLSSGSASSDGPSCISSQDSLLSHPSDRRVSVLSRSEEDNRIARKNRKEWSVSKSQVLLERQSDTDELPPEKQQRPKSLQIGDRRLTLSLFQGVSSQLSLSNPLSPLPASPHTPHTPRSSSYSSLFSDNDASTIDTPGTPPPMPPKKHPHESDIPRFSSEFTPPLPMKIESKPPPPPPKTRKSMFPSYEHSPQ from the exons CAATCTACAATTATGATCCCAGTGGCGAGCAGGAGCTGCGTCTACAGGTGGGGGACACGGTGCACATACTTGAGAAATTGGAAG GCTGGTATAGGGGCTACACACTACGCAAGAAATCACACAAG GGCATTTTTCCAGCGTCCTACATCCACTTAAAGGAGGCTACAGTTGAGGGAGTAGG CCAGCAGGAAATAATTATTCCAGCAGATGTACCCCTGGTCCAGGAGCTTGGGGCGACTCTACGAGAATGGGCACAAATATGGCACAATCTCTTTGTG GCGAACAAGACGACTCTGTTCAGGAGCGTTCAGCAGATGGCCTACAGCCTCATGGAATATCGATCTCAGATAGTGTCAGGAACGCTGCCCAAGGATGACCTTGTGGAGCTGAAGAAGAAAGTAACGGCCAAGATTGATTACGGGAACCG GATTCTGGGGCTGGACCTGGTGGTGAGAGATGAGGAGGGAAACACGCTGGATCCTGACCAGACCAGTACGGTTAGTCTGTTCCGGGCACACGAGACCGCCTCCCGCAGCGTCGATGACAGGATACAAGAGGAGAAG ACGCGACTGCAGAACCTGGAAACGAGGCGCCAGACCCTGTTCAGCACGGTGCACACCTACAGTTTGCTCATGAACCTGAAGAACTTTGTGTGCAACATCGGAGAAGACGCCGAGCTGCTCATGTCCCTGTATGACCCTGACCAGTCTGAGTTCATCAG CGAGAACTTCTTGGTGCGCTGGGACAGTATGGGGATGCCTAAAGAAATTGAAAAACTCAACAACCTGCCAGCGCTGTTCACG GACCTGAGCAGCAGCGACTTGATGAGGCAGCGGCTCTTTCTCGTGTGTCAGATCATCAGAGTAGGCAGCATGGAGCTGAAGGAGGGCAAGAAACACACCAGCGGACTGCGGCGGCCCTTTGGCGTGGCAG TGATGGACGTTACAGATGTTGCCCATGGCAAAACAGACGACGAGGACAAACAGCATTTCATCCCTTTCCAGCA GATAGCTATGGAGACCTACATCCGTCAGAGGCAGCTCATCATGTCGCCACTCATTCCGTCTCGAGTCATAGGAGAGAATGAGCCGCTCACCGCTGTCTTCAACAAAGTCATTGCCACGCGGGAGGTCAATCACAAAGGCCAGG GGCTGTTTGTGACCCTGAAGCTTCTCCCGGGGGATCTTGCCCAAGTCAGGAAAGACTATCCACACTTTGTGGACCGCAGCACGGCTGTCGTCAGGAAAATGGGCTTCCCGGAAATCATCCTCCCAG GAAACGTAAGGAACGATATTTACGTAACACTGCTGCAGGGAGAGTTTGACCGAGGCAAAAAGAAGACCCCAAAAAATGTAGAGGTCATACTGACTGTGCACGATGATGAAGGCAACCCCATGGAG AAAGCCATATTTCCTGGGGCCGGTTATGAGGGCGTCACAGAATACCACTCTGTCATCTACTACCAGGTGAAGCAGCCTTGTTGGAATGAAACTGTGAAG GTGACGATTCCAATCGAGGACGTGTGCCGCGGTCACCTCAGGGTGATGTTTCGACACAGGTCGTCGCAGGACT CTAGAGACAAGTCGGAGAAGCCCTTTGGAATGGCCTTCGTCCGGCTCATGAAAGGAGACGGCACCACACTGAAAGACGGCCGACACGACCTTATCGTCTACAAG GTTGATGTGAAAAAGACTGAGGATGCAAAAGTGTATCTCACGTTGCCAGCCACCTGGGAcgaggtggaggagagggagaagcacACTGGGAAGCAGTTCCACCATTCAGGAGTGATTCCTGTGACTAAAGACAGCTTCCAGCTTGCAACGCTGACCTGCTCCACTAAACTCACACAGAACG tGGATCTGCTCGGACTGTTAAACTGGAGGTCGAACCCCGAAGATCTGGACCAGATTCTTCGGAGGCTGATGGAGGTTGAGGGCGGGGAGATTGTTAAA TTTCTCCAGGACACTCTCGACGCTCTGTTCAACATTATGATGGAGACGTCGGAGAAGGATACCTACGATACCCTGGTCTTCAATGCCTTG GTATTTATAATCACACTCATTGGCGACATAAAGTTCCAGCACTTCAACCCCGTCCTGGAAACTTACATCAACAAGCACTTCAGTGCCACTTTGGCTTATAT GAAGCTAACCAAGGTGCTTAACTACTACGTGAGCCACGCCGAGGAGCCCAACCTGACGGAGAGGCTCTACGTAGCACTCAAAGCTCTAAAATACCTCTTCAGGTTTATTGTGCAGTCCCGCGTCCTGTATCTCAG GTTCTACGGGAACAGTGAAGACGGCGACGCTTTCTTCAACTCCATCCGCACTCTTTTCTTGTCGTTCAACACTCTCATGGACAGGCCGCTCGATGAGGGAGTGAAGATAAAG ggggCAATATTGAAATACCTCCCCAGCATCATTAATGACACTCAGACTGTGTTTGATCCCGTGGAGCTCAG CGTTCTCCTCGCGAAGTTCATCGAGAGCATTCCCGACTCTCAGCTCGTGCGTCAGAAGCTGGGCTGCATGTGTAAAATGGTGGAGAGTGACCTTTTCCGGCAGCCAG ATTGTCGGGATGTGCTGCTGCCGCTTGTCACCGATCAGCTGAGCGGGCAGCTGGACGACCACTCCAGTAAGCCTGACCACGAGGCTTGCATCCAACTGCTGAGTACGGTGCTGGACAACCTGGACCGCAACGATGTG GGTCCGACCAGAGGACACGTGCAGCTGATAATGGAGCGGCTTCTTCGCAGGGTCAATCGCACCGTCATCAGCATGGACAGATCCTCACCTCTCATT GGCCACTATCTGGCATGCATGACGGCCGTGCTGCAGCAAATGGATGACATGCATTACGCCCACTACATCGGCACCTTCAAGACGAGACAGGATATCATC GACTTCCTCATGGAAACATTCATCATGTTTAAGGACCTCATGGGAAATGTCTTCCCCATAGACTGGATGATCATGAACCTGGTGCAGATGCAGGTCTTCCTGAGGGCCATCAATCAGTACTCTGATGTCCTCAACATGTATTTCTTGGACCAGGCACATTTTGAACTACAG CTTTGGAATAACTACTTTCATTTAACCGTGGCTTTCCTCACCCACAAGACTCTCCAGCTGGAATCCTTCTCTCAGGAGAAACGGAACAAGATACTGAACAA ATATGGAGACATGCGGAAGGCCGTCGGGTTTAAGATCAGAGACATGTGGTACAATCTCG GGCCTCACAAAATGAAGTTCATCCCAGCCATGGTCGGGCCCATCCTGGAGGCCACGCTGGTGCCGCAGCCTGAACTGAGGAAAGCCACCATCCCAATCTTTTTTGATATGATGCAGTGCGAGCACAACTTCAGCCCCGGACGAACTTTTGAAACG TTTGAGAACGAACTGATAACAAAATTGGATCAAGCGGTAGAGGGAGGTCGAGGGGACGAGCAATACAAAGTCCTGCTGGAGAAAAC gtTACTGGAGCACTGCAGACGTCACAGATACCTGTCCCAGTCGGGAGAGGAGCTGGCTCTGCTGCTGAGCAGCCTGCTGGAAAATCTTCTTGCATACCGCACCATCACACACGATGAAAGTCCGGAGCACAGAATGAGCTGCACCGTCAACGTGCTG AACTTctacaaggagaagaagagggaagaCATTTACATCCG GTACTTGTACAAGCTGCGAGATTTGCACCTGGACTGCGAGAACTACACAGAGGCGTCCTACACTCTGCTGCTACACGCTGAATTACTGGAG TGGTCTGAAAAACCCTGCGCACCTCACCTGATCCCGCGAGACGGGGATCACGTGTGGACTCAGCAGGAGCTGAAAGAGAGGCTCTTCCAGGAGATCATCTGTTATTTGGACAAAGGCAAG ATGTGGGAGAAGGCCATTGAGCTGTGCAAGCAGCTGGCCAAGATGCACGAGAGCCACATGTTTGACTTCATGGAGCTCAGCCAACTTCTG ATAAAACAAGCCCAGTTCTATGAAAATATAATGCACGCGATGCGTCCACAGCCAGAGTACTTTGCTGTAGGATATTATGGCCTTGGATTCCCTTCCTTCCTCCGG AACAAGATGTTCATCTTCCGAGGCAAAGAGTACGAGTGGTTGGAGGACTTCAGCTTGAAGCTACTCTCCCAGTTCCCTAATGCAGTGAGGATGACCAGCACGGCGCCCCCTGCAGACAACATCTGCAACTCCCCCGGACAGT ACATCCAGTGCTTTACTGTCAAGCCTGTGCTCACGGTGCCGCAGCAGTTTAAAGACAAGGGGGTTCCTGAGCAGATATTAAA CTATTACAGAACCAATGAAGTGGACCAGTTCCAGTATTCCAGGCCTTTCAGGAAAGGTGAAAAGGACCCAGATAATGAATTTGcg ACCATGTGGATTGAGAGGACAACGTACATAACTGCATATCACTTTCCGGGGATTCTGAAATGGTTTGAAGTCAAATCTGTCTCGGTG GAGGAGATCAGCCCTCTGGCGAACGCCGTGGAAACAATGGAGATGGCCAACGAAAAGCTGAGCAACCTCGTGCAGCAGCAAGCGTGTGACCGCTCCCTCTCCATCAACCCGCTGTCCATGATGCTCAGCGGCATCGTCGACCCGGCAGTCATGGGCGGCTTCTCAAACTATGAAAAG GCGTTCTTCACCGACACCTACATGCACGAGCATCCCGAGGACCACGGGCGGATCGAGGTCCTTAAACACCTCATCGCTCTGCAG GTCCCTCTCTTGGCAGATGGAATTCGCATTCACGGCGAGAAGGCGACGGACCAGCTGAAACCCTTGCACAACCGACTGGTCACTTGTTTCCAAGACCTTCGAGAAAAAGTGGAGAAGCAGTACGGCGTCATAACCTTG CCGTGCTCGCTCgccgagaagaagaagagccgCGTGGGTTCAGTGGTGATGCCCTACATCCTGTCCTCCACCCTGCGCCGCATGTCCACGGTCTCGACCCTCTCCAACGCGTCCTCGGGCCTCTCCagtggctccgcctcctcgGACGGGCCCTCCTGCATTTCCTCCCAAGA TTCCTTGTTGTCCCACCCCAGCGATCGCAGGGTCTCTGTTCTGTCCCGCTCGGAGGAGGACAACAGGATTGCTCGAAAGAACAGAAAGGAGTGGAGCGTGAGCAAATCCCAGGTCTTACTGGAGCGGCAGTCAGACACTGACGAG TTGCCtccagagaagcagcagaggccCAAGAGTTTGCAAATAGGAGACAGGCGGCTTACACTCTCGTTGTTCCAGGGTGTTTCGTCCCAGCTCAGCCTCTCCAACCCTCTTAGTCCGCTACCAGCCTCTCcgcacactccacacacaccacGCAGCTCCA GTTATTCATCACTATTCAGTGACAATGATGCCAGCACCATTGACACTCCAGGGACCCCTCCACCCATGCCTCCCAAGAAACACCCACATGAGAGTGACATTCCCAGGTTCTCGTCTGAG TTTACTCCTCCGCTGCCGATGAAAATTGAGAGCAAGCCCCCGCCGCCACCTCCAAAAACACGCAAGTCGATGTTCCCTTCCTACGAGCACTCTCCCCAGTAA
- the dock5 gene encoding dedicator of cytokinesis protein 5 isoform X1, translated as MTRWIPTKKEKYGVAIYNYDPSGEQELRLQVGDTVHILEKLEGWYRGYTLRKKSHKGIFPASYIHLKEATVEGVGQQEIIIPADVPLVQELGATLREWAQIWHNLFVANKTTLFRSVQQMAYSLMEYRSQIVSGTLPKDDLVELKKKVTAKIDYGNRILGLDLVVRDEEGNTLDPDQTSTVSLFRAHETASRSVDDRIQEEKTRLQNLETRRQTLFSTVHTYSLLMNLKNFVCNIGEDAELLMSLYDPDQSEFISENFLVRWDSMGMPKEIEKLNNLPALFTDLSSSDLMRQRLFLVCQIIRVGSMELKEGKKHTSGLRRPFGVAVMDVTDVAHGKTDDEDKQHFIPFQQIAMETYIRQRQLIMSPLIPSRVIGENEPLTAVFNKVIATREVNHKGQGLFVTLKLLPGDLAQVRKDYPHFVDRSTAVVRKMGFPEIILPGNVRNDIYVTLLQGEFDRGKKKTPKNVEVILTVHDDEGNPMEKAIFPGAGYEGVTEYHSVIYYQVKQPCWNETVKVTIPIEDVCRGHLRVMFRHRSSQDSRDKSEKPFGMAFVRLMKGDGTTLKDGRHDLIVYKVDVKKTEDAKVYLTLPATWDEVEEREKHTGKQFHHSGVIPVTKDSFQLATLTCSTKLTQNVDLLGLLNWRSNPEDLDQILRRLMEVEGGEIVKFLQDTLDALFNIMMETSEKDTYDTLVFNALVFIITLIGDIKFQHFNPVLETYINKHFSATLAYMKLTKVLNYYVSHAEEPNLTERLYVALKALKYLFRFIVQSRVLYLRFYGNSEDGDAFFNSIRTLFLSFNTLMDRPLDEGVKIKGAILKYLPSIINDTQTVFDPVELSVLLAKFIESIPDSQLVRQKLGCMCKMVESDLFRQPDCRDVLLPLVTDQLSGQLDDHSSKPDHEACIQLLSTVLDNLDRNDVGPTRGHVQLIMERLLRRVNRTVISMDRSSPLIGHYLACMTAVLQQMDDMHYAHYIGTFKTRQDIIDFLMETFIMFKDLMGNVFPIDWMIMNLVQMQVFLRAINQYSDVLNMYFLDQAHFELQLWNNYFHLTVAFLTHKTLQLESFSQEKRNKILNKYGDMRKAVGFKIRDMWYNLGPHKMKFIPAMVGPILEATLVPQPELRKATIPIFFDMMQCEHNFSPGRTFETFENELITKLDQAVEGGRGDEQYKVLLEKTLLEHCRRHRYLSQSGEELALLLSSLLENLLAYRTITHDESPEHRMSCTVNVLNFYKEKKREDIYIRYLYKLRDLHLDCENYTEASYTLLLHAELLEWSEKPCAPHLIPRDGDHVWTQQELKERLFQEIICYLDKGKMWEKAIELCKQLAKMHESHMFDFMELSQLLIKQAQFYENIMHAMRPQPEYFAVGYYGLGFPSFLRNKMFIFRGKEYEWLEDFSLKLLSQFPNAVRMTSTAPPADNICNSPGQYIQCFTVKPVLTVPQQFKDKGVPEQILNYYRTNEVDQFQYSRPFRKGEKDPDNEFATMWIERTTYITAYHFPGILKWFEVKSVSVEEISPLANAVETMEMANEKLSNLVQQQACDRSLSINPLSMMLSGIVDPAVMGGFSNYEKAFFTDTYMHEHPEDHGRIEVLKHLIALQVPLLADGIRIHGEKATDQLKPLHNRLVTCFQDLREKVEKQYGVITLPCSLAEKKKSRVGSVVMPYILSSTLRRMSTVSTLSNASSGLSSGSASSDGPSCISSQDSSLLSHPSDRRVSVLSRSEEDNRIARKNRKEWSVSKSQVLLERQSDTDELPPEKQQRPKSLQIGDRRLTLSLFQGVSSQLSLSNPLSPLPASPHTPHTPRSSSYSSLFSDNDASTIDTPGTPPPMPPKKHPHESDIPRFSSEFTPPLPMKIESKPPPPPPKTRKSMFPSYEHSPQ; from the exons CAATCTACAATTATGATCCCAGTGGCGAGCAGGAGCTGCGTCTACAGGTGGGGGACACGGTGCACATACTTGAGAAATTGGAAG GCTGGTATAGGGGCTACACACTACGCAAGAAATCACACAAG GGCATTTTTCCAGCGTCCTACATCCACTTAAAGGAGGCTACAGTTGAGGGAGTAGG CCAGCAGGAAATAATTATTCCAGCAGATGTACCCCTGGTCCAGGAGCTTGGGGCGACTCTACGAGAATGGGCACAAATATGGCACAATCTCTTTGTG GCGAACAAGACGACTCTGTTCAGGAGCGTTCAGCAGATGGCCTACAGCCTCATGGAATATCGATCTCAGATAGTGTCAGGAACGCTGCCCAAGGATGACCTTGTGGAGCTGAAGAAGAAAGTAACGGCCAAGATTGATTACGGGAACCG GATTCTGGGGCTGGACCTGGTGGTGAGAGATGAGGAGGGAAACACGCTGGATCCTGACCAGACCAGTACGGTTAGTCTGTTCCGGGCACACGAGACCGCCTCCCGCAGCGTCGATGACAGGATACAAGAGGAGAAG ACGCGACTGCAGAACCTGGAAACGAGGCGCCAGACCCTGTTCAGCACGGTGCACACCTACAGTTTGCTCATGAACCTGAAGAACTTTGTGTGCAACATCGGAGAAGACGCCGAGCTGCTCATGTCCCTGTATGACCCTGACCAGTCTGAGTTCATCAG CGAGAACTTCTTGGTGCGCTGGGACAGTATGGGGATGCCTAAAGAAATTGAAAAACTCAACAACCTGCCAGCGCTGTTCACG GACCTGAGCAGCAGCGACTTGATGAGGCAGCGGCTCTTTCTCGTGTGTCAGATCATCAGAGTAGGCAGCATGGAGCTGAAGGAGGGCAAGAAACACACCAGCGGACTGCGGCGGCCCTTTGGCGTGGCAG TGATGGACGTTACAGATGTTGCCCATGGCAAAACAGACGACGAGGACAAACAGCATTTCATCCCTTTCCAGCA GATAGCTATGGAGACCTACATCCGTCAGAGGCAGCTCATCATGTCGCCACTCATTCCGTCTCGAGTCATAGGAGAGAATGAGCCGCTCACCGCTGTCTTCAACAAAGTCATTGCCACGCGGGAGGTCAATCACAAAGGCCAGG GGCTGTTTGTGACCCTGAAGCTTCTCCCGGGGGATCTTGCCCAAGTCAGGAAAGACTATCCACACTTTGTGGACCGCAGCACGGCTGTCGTCAGGAAAATGGGCTTCCCGGAAATCATCCTCCCAG GAAACGTAAGGAACGATATTTACGTAACACTGCTGCAGGGAGAGTTTGACCGAGGCAAAAAGAAGACCCCAAAAAATGTAGAGGTCATACTGACTGTGCACGATGATGAAGGCAACCCCATGGAG AAAGCCATATTTCCTGGGGCCGGTTATGAGGGCGTCACAGAATACCACTCTGTCATCTACTACCAGGTGAAGCAGCCTTGTTGGAATGAAACTGTGAAG GTGACGATTCCAATCGAGGACGTGTGCCGCGGTCACCTCAGGGTGATGTTTCGACACAGGTCGTCGCAGGACT CTAGAGACAAGTCGGAGAAGCCCTTTGGAATGGCCTTCGTCCGGCTCATGAAAGGAGACGGCACCACACTGAAAGACGGCCGACACGACCTTATCGTCTACAAG GTTGATGTGAAAAAGACTGAGGATGCAAAAGTGTATCTCACGTTGCCAGCCACCTGGGAcgaggtggaggagagggagaagcacACTGGGAAGCAGTTCCACCATTCAGGAGTGATTCCTGTGACTAAAGACAGCTTCCAGCTTGCAACGCTGACCTGCTCCACTAAACTCACACAGAACG tGGATCTGCTCGGACTGTTAAACTGGAGGTCGAACCCCGAAGATCTGGACCAGATTCTTCGGAGGCTGATGGAGGTTGAGGGCGGGGAGATTGTTAAA TTTCTCCAGGACACTCTCGACGCTCTGTTCAACATTATGATGGAGACGTCGGAGAAGGATACCTACGATACCCTGGTCTTCAATGCCTTG GTATTTATAATCACACTCATTGGCGACATAAAGTTCCAGCACTTCAACCCCGTCCTGGAAACTTACATCAACAAGCACTTCAGTGCCACTTTGGCTTATAT GAAGCTAACCAAGGTGCTTAACTACTACGTGAGCCACGCCGAGGAGCCCAACCTGACGGAGAGGCTCTACGTAGCACTCAAAGCTCTAAAATACCTCTTCAGGTTTATTGTGCAGTCCCGCGTCCTGTATCTCAG GTTCTACGGGAACAGTGAAGACGGCGACGCTTTCTTCAACTCCATCCGCACTCTTTTCTTGTCGTTCAACACTCTCATGGACAGGCCGCTCGATGAGGGAGTGAAGATAAAG ggggCAATATTGAAATACCTCCCCAGCATCATTAATGACACTCAGACTGTGTTTGATCCCGTGGAGCTCAG CGTTCTCCTCGCGAAGTTCATCGAGAGCATTCCCGACTCTCAGCTCGTGCGTCAGAAGCTGGGCTGCATGTGTAAAATGGTGGAGAGTGACCTTTTCCGGCAGCCAG ATTGTCGGGATGTGCTGCTGCCGCTTGTCACCGATCAGCTGAGCGGGCAGCTGGACGACCACTCCAGTAAGCCTGACCACGAGGCTTGCATCCAACTGCTGAGTACGGTGCTGGACAACCTGGACCGCAACGATGTG GGTCCGACCAGAGGACACGTGCAGCTGATAATGGAGCGGCTTCTTCGCAGGGTCAATCGCACCGTCATCAGCATGGACAGATCCTCACCTCTCATT GGCCACTATCTGGCATGCATGACGGCCGTGCTGCAGCAAATGGATGACATGCATTACGCCCACTACATCGGCACCTTCAAGACGAGACAGGATATCATC GACTTCCTCATGGAAACATTCATCATGTTTAAGGACCTCATGGGAAATGTCTTCCCCATAGACTGGATGATCATGAACCTGGTGCAGATGCAGGTCTTCCTGAGGGCCATCAATCAGTACTCTGATGTCCTCAACATGTATTTCTTGGACCAGGCACATTTTGAACTACAG CTTTGGAATAACTACTTTCATTTAACCGTGGCTTTCCTCACCCACAAGACTCTCCAGCTGGAATCCTTCTCTCAGGAGAAACGGAACAAGATACTGAACAA ATATGGAGACATGCGGAAGGCCGTCGGGTTTAAGATCAGAGACATGTGGTACAATCTCG GGCCTCACAAAATGAAGTTCATCCCAGCCATGGTCGGGCCCATCCTGGAGGCCACGCTGGTGCCGCAGCCTGAACTGAGGAAAGCCACCATCCCAATCTTTTTTGATATGATGCAGTGCGAGCACAACTTCAGCCCCGGACGAACTTTTGAAACG TTTGAGAACGAACTGATAACAAAATTGGATCAAGCGGTAGAGGGAGGTCGAGGGGACGAGCAATACAAAGTCCTGCTGGAGAAAAC gtTACTGGAGCACTGCAGACGTCACAGATACCTGTCCCAGTCGGGAGAGGAGCTGGCTCTGCTGCTGAGCAGCCTGCTGGAAAATCTTCTTGCATACCGCACCATCACACACGATGAAAGTCCGGAGCACAGAATGAGCTGCACCGTCAACGTGCTG AACTTctacaaggagaagaagagggaagaCATTTACATCCG GTACTTGTACAAGCTGCGAGATTTGCACCTGGACTGCGAGAACTACACAGAGGCGTCCTACACTCTGCTGCTACACGCTGAATTACTGGAG TGGTCTGAAAAACCCTGCGCACCTCACCTGATCCCGCGAGACGGGGATCACGTGTGGACTCAGCAGGAGCTGAAAGAGAGGCTCTTCCAGGAGATCATCTGTTATTTGGACAAAGGCAAG ATGTGGGAGAAGGCCATTGAGCTGTGCAAGCAGCTGGCCAAGATGCACGAGAGCCACATGTTTGACTTCATGGAGCTCAGCCAACTTCTG ATAAAACAAGCCCAGTTCTATGAAAATATAATGCACGCGATGCGTCCACAGCCAGAGTACTTTGCTGTAGGATATTATGGCCTTGGATTCCCTTCCTTCCTCCGG AACAAGATGTTCATCTTCCGAGGCAAAGAGTACGAGTGGTTGGAGGACTTCAGCTTGAAGCTACTCTCCCAGTTCCCTAATGCAGTGAGGATGACCAGCACGGCGCCCCCTGCAGACAACATCTGCAACTCCCCCGGACAGT ACATCCAGTGCTTTACTGTCAAGCCTGTGCTCACGGTGCCGCAGCAGTTTAAAGACAAGGGGGTTCCTGAGCAGATATTAAA CTATTACAGAACCAATGAAGTGGACCAGTTCCAGTATTCCAGGCCTTTCAGGAAAGGTGAAAAGGACCCAGATAATGAATTTGcg ACCATGTGGATTGAGAGGACAACGTACATAACTGCATATCACTTTCCGGGGATTCTGAAATGGTTTGAAGTCAAATCTGTCTCGGTG GAGGAGATCAGCCCTCTGGCGAACGCCGTGGAAACAATGGAGATGGCCAACGAAAAGCTGAGCAACCTCGTGCAGCAGCAAGCGTGTGACCGCTCCCTCTCCATCAACCCGCTGTCCATGATGCTCAGCGGCATCGTCGACCCGGCAGTCATGGGCGGCTTCTCAAACTATGAAAAG GCGTTCTTCACCGACACCTACATGCACGAGCATCCCGAGGACCACGGGCGGATCGAGGTCCTTAAACACCTCATCGCTCTGCAG GTCCCTCTCTTGGCAGATGGAATTCGCATTCACGGCGAGAAGGCGACGGACCAGCTGAAACCCTTGCACAACCGACTGGTCACTTGTTTCCAAGACCTTCGAGAAAAAGTGGAGAAGCAGTACGGCGTCATAACCTTG CCGTGCTCGCTCgccgagaagaagaagagccgCGTGGGTTCAGTGGTGATGCCCTACATCCTGTCCTCCACCCTGCGCCGCATGTCCACGGTCTCGACCCTCTCCAACGCGTCCTCGGGCCTCTCCagtggctccgcctcctcgGACGGGCCCTCCTGCATTTCCTCCCAAGA CAGTTCCTTGTTGTCCCACCCCAGCGATCGCAGGGTCTCTGTTCTGTCCCGCTCGGAGGAGGACAACAGGATTGCTCGAAAGAACAGAAAGGAGTGGAGCGTGAGCAAATCCCAGGTCTTACTGGAGCGGCAGTCAGACACTGACGAG TTGCCtccagagaagcagcagaggccCAAGAGTTTGCAAATAGGAGACAGGCGGCTTACACTCTCGTTGTTCCAGGGTGTTTCGTCCCAGCTCAGCCTCTCCAACCCTCTTAGTCCGCTACCAGCCTCTCcgcacactccacacacaccacGCAGCTCCA GTTATTCATCACTATTCAGTGACAATGATGCCAGCACCATTGACACTCCAGGGACCCCTCCACCCATGCCTCCCAAGAAACACCCACATGAGAGTGACATTCCCAGGTTCTCGTCTGAG TTTACTCCTCCGCTGCCGATGAAAATTGAGAGCAAGCCCCCGCCGCCACCTCCAAAAACACGCAAGTCGATGTTCCCTTCCTACGAGCACTCTCCCCAGTAA